From Gimesia panareensis, the proteins below share one genomic window:
- a CDS encoding helix-turn-helix domain-containing protein, translating to MPAQPPRNQTTSRPTAELSPDEISGQLSQRVRALRKERGWSLDSLSAACGVSRSMLSQIERGEANPTLAVTVRISQAFGIALGELVEAPISTSSIEVIRADDRTFHYRSDDECRIRTLSPLHLEKDVEFYEVQLHANGKLQSAPHFKGTREFLTVEKGKIELQSGEDTTVLGPGDSASYRVDVPHTISNAGRGEAVLFLVVIYQN from the coding sequence ATGCCCGCCCAGCCGCCACGCAACCAGACCACCAGCAGACCAACCGCCGAACTCTCTCCCGATGAGATCAGCGGGCAGCTCTCACAGCGCGTCCGTGCCCTGCGGAAAGAGCGGGGCTGGTCGCTCGATTCGCTCTCTGCCGCCTGTGGGGTGAGCCGTTCCATGTTGAGCCAGATCGAGCGCGGCGAAGCCAATCCCACGCTGGCCGTCACGGTCCGCATTTCGCAGGCGTTCGGCATCGCCCTGGGCGAACTGGTCGAAGCACCGATTTCCACCTCTTCGATCGAAGTCATCCGGGCCGACGATCGCACCTTTCATTACCGTTCCGACGATGAATGCCGCATCCGCACGCTCTCGCCGCTCCACCTGGAAAAAGATGTCGAGTTCTACGAAGTGCAGCTGCACGCCAATGGAAAGCTGCAAAGTGCGCCCCACTTCAAAGGGACGCGGGAATTCCTGACCGTCGAAAAAGGCAAGATCGAACTGCAGTCCGGCGAAGACACCACCGTGCTCGGCCCCGGCGATTCCGCCAGCTACCGGGTCGACGTGCCCCACACCATCAGTAATGCGGGCCGCGGCGAAGCCGTCCTGTTTCTGGTCGTGATCTACCAGAACTGA
- the tdh gene encoding L-threonine 3-dehydrogenase — protein sequence MKALVKKESRPGLWLEEVPKPTIGINDVLIKVDRTGICGTDVHIYKWDDWAQKTIPVPMVVGHEFVGEIVEVGSNVADYVPGEIVSGEGHVVCGRCRNCFAGRRHLCAHTRGVGVNRPGAFAEYISLPMTNIWHHDPSIDRDVASIFDPFGNAVHTALSFDVLGEDVLITGAGPIGVMAAAVVRHAGARHVVVTDVNPYRLELAKKMGATLALDVREHTIANAQKELGMTEGFDVGLEMSGNPVAFRDMLNNMCHGGKIAMLGIPEKEIAIDWTLVVFNMLTIKGIYGREMYETWYKMTVMLQSGLDISPIITHRFHASEFEKGFEVMMSGQSGKVILDWKEM from the coding sequence ATGAAGGCACTCGTGAAGAAAGAGTCCAGGCCGGGCCTCTGGCTGGAAGAAGTTCCCAAACCGACGATCGGCATCAATGATGTGCTGATCAAAGTCGATCGAACGGGGATCTGCGGCACCGACGTCCATATTTACAAATGGGACGACTGGGCCCAGAAGACGATACCGGTCCCGATGGTGGTGGGGCATGAGTTCGTCGGCGAGATCGTGGAGGTTGGTTCGAACGTGGCCGACTATGTTCCGGGCGAAATCGTCAGCGGGGAAGGACACGTGGTCTGCGGGCGGTGCCGAAACTGTTTCGCGGGGCGACGGCATTTGTGTGCTCATACGCGGGGCGTGGGTGTGAATCGGCCGGGCGCGTTTGCGGAATACATTTCGCTGCCGATGACGAATATCTGGCACCACGATCCCTCGATTGACCGGGACGTGGCCTCGATTTTCGACCCGTTCGGGAACGCCGTGCATACGGCACTCTCGTTTGACGTGCTGGGAGAAGACGTGCTGATTACGGGTGCGGGGCCGATCGGCGTGATGGCGGCTGCGGTCGTCCGGCATGCGGGAGCCCGGCACGTGGTCGTGACCGATGTGAACCCGTACCGGCTGGAACTTGCGAAAAAAATGGGAGCGACACTCGCGCTGGACGTGCGGGAGCATACGATTGCCAACGCCCAGAAAGAACTGGGGATGACTGAGGGCTTCGACGTGGGGCTGGAGATGTCGGGGAACCCGGTCGCCTTCCGCGACATGCTCAACAACATGTGTCACGGCGGGAAGATCGCGATGCTGGGAATCCCGGAAAAAGAGATCGCCATCGACTGGACCCTGGTGGTGTTCAACATGCTGACGATTAAGGGGATCTACGGTCGCGAAATGTATGAGACCTGGTATAAGATGACAGTGATGCTGCAGAGCGGGCTGGATATCAGCCCCATCATCACGCACCGCTTCCATGCCAGTGAATTCGAAAAAGGGTTCGAGGTCATGATGTCGGGTCAGTCCGGCAAGGTAATTCTCGACTGGAAAGAAATGTAA
- a CDS encoding bile acid:sodium symporter family protein, with translation MLAFLRRRWFLLCITVVIACGVYAGHEGSQETLSQVRQFIRPSWLTAIVLFLMSLSLNSEHLLSSIRKPGPLFLSLATNIVLLPLIAWALLPLQLTPDFQIGLIIMACVPCTLCGASVWTRRGGGNDGVSLMVTMITNGACFLTVPFWILLITSREIEFDRVQMVTKLFYAAMLPVVVGQILRLNPRIKQFADRITSRLGTVALVFVLFMVLLAAVQTGYGIQTSKVGISLAAVVVVWISCIVVHVGGFFTNLLLGKTFRFHPRDRIASAIAGSQKTLPIAVFVATDASMFGNAGIPSAVFPLLMFHTSQFFIDTILADRHREKYADVSEPEPVEAEPQPVSACEQ, from the coding sequence ATGCTTGCCTTTTTACGACGACGCTGGTTTTTGCTGTGCATCACGGTGGTGATTGCCTGCGGCGTCTATGCCGGTCATGAAGGATCGCAGGAGACCCTGTCCCAGGTGAGGCAGTTTATTCGTCCTTCGTGGCTGACCGCGATCGTCCTGTTTCTGATGTCGCTGAGCCTGAATTCCGAACATCTGCTGTCATCGATCCGCAAACCGGGGCCGCTGTTTCTCTCGCTGGCGACCAACATTGTGCTGCTGCCCCTGATCGCCTGGGCGCTGCTGCCGCTGCAGCTGACTCCCGATTTTCAGATCGGGCTGATCATTATGGCCTGCGTGCCGTGCACGCTGTGCGGGGCTTCGGTCTGGACGAGACGAGGAGGCGGAAATGACGGCGTCTCGCTGATGGTGACCATGATCACCAACGGGGCCTGCTTTCTGACCGTTCCCTTCTGGATTCTACTGATCACCTCCCGTGAGATCGAATTCGATCGCGTGCAGATGGTCACGAAGCTGTTTTATGCAGCGATGCTCCCCGTGGTTGTCGGTCAGATACTGCGGCTGAATCCGCGGATCAAACAGTTCGCCGACCGGATTACGTCGCGACTGGGAACCGTGGCATTGGTCTTCGTACTGTTCATGGTACTGCTGGCAGCGGTACAGACCGGCTATGGAATTCAGACATCCAAAGTGGGGATCTCCCTGGCGGCCGTCGTGGTGGTCTGGATCAGCTGCATCGTGGTGCATGTAGGAGGCTTTTTCACAAATCTGCTGCTGGGCAAGACATTTCGGTTTCATCCCCGTGACCGGATCGCCAGTGCAATCGCGGGCAGCCAGAAGACACTGCCAATTGCGGTCTTCGTGGCGACGGACGCGTCGATGTTCGGCAATGCCGGGATTCCGTCAGCCGTTTTTCCGCTGCTGATGTTTCATACGTCACAGTTCTTTATCGATACGATCCTCGCCGATCGGCATCGAGAGAAGTACGCGGATGTGTCAGAACCAGAGCCCGTGGAAGCGGAGCCACAGCCGGTGTCTGCCTGCGAGCAGTAG